One region of Faecalibacter bovis genomic DNA includes:
- a CDS encoding T9SS-dependent M36 family metallopeptidase: protein MKKNFTLVLSAFILSCTANAQDYNAIIGSHLTKTTQNTTDFQITQNVFNEKTNGNQLHIQRVYQGIPIYTAYATYLVKNNQVQWAAQSEIFDANLGSIETTPQLSFEQAAQKLAQTEGLNLYQAKSTDTNTTKQGIYTFTDQAPQINYYIDENKQAYLAYVFLVKINKDEHFDLYDVVVDAKTGTVLEKHNQTLSCGFNHDSFANESLDTFNKSEWAWLYDAEDATNENPSYNVFKLPVEAPTFGDRTIYNQGAFNTTASPNGWHNFDGTENTITRGNNTRTVHDHESIGYQTYSGGNATTTDYVDGGVNRNFDFPVDRNTHPYNYKEASATNLFYMSNVMHDIFYRYGFTEEFGNFQADNYGKGGTGNDPVISLAQTGFALGATDNATFSTPSDGGHPRMAMYLWSPPTTFAGKPLTINSPSGISGDYEALEGAFSAPLPTTPLTRDLVLVRKNETTGTPYDACGTISNPSEVNGKIAVVLRGDCSFVEKVQNAQDAGAEGVIVVNNVAGSISMGGESTTITIPAISVTNTIGNPIVSNLESNTVVNGTIKFIDIPYIDGSFDNGIVAHEYGHGISTRLTGPRTNSACLSNTEQMGEGWSDFFGLMITQLPTDTATKNRGIGTFAVNQATTGRGIRPTPYTTNMSVNPVTYANVASYGNNDSPHRTGYVWATMLWDLNWKMIENYGFTPDLLNGNAGNTKALDLVMEGLRLQPCRPGFVDGRDAILAADVALNEGANQCDIWSVFARRGLGYSADQGSSNSRIDGTAAFDMPPAEVLNCELKTTDIKDESFKLFPNPAKDIVHFYDDSLTGKIKVEIVDMVGRVVSSENVELQNNRNSINTANLPKGVYVLKFHTSNGTVSKKLIKN from the coding sequence ATGAAGAAAAATTTTACGCTTGTCCTATCAGCGTTTATTTTGTCGTGTACTGCAAACGCACAAGATTACAATGCCATCATAGGAAGTCACCTTACAAAAACTACCCAGAACACTACTGATTTTCAAATTACTCAAAATGTTTTTAATGAAAAAACAAATGGAAATCAACTACATATTCAAAGAGTTTATCAGGGAATCCCAATTTATACAGCTTACGCAACTTACTTAGTAAAAAATAACCAAGTACAATGGGCTGCACAAAGCGAAATATTCGACGCGAATTTAGGTTCGATAGAAACAACACCTCAATTGTCATTTGAACAAGCTGCTCAAAAATTAGCACAAACTGAAGGTTTAAATCTATATCAAGCGAAATCAACTGATACCAATACAACAAAGCAAGGAATTTATACTTTTACAGATCAAGCTCCTCAAATTAATTATTATATAGATGAAAATAAACAAGCTTATTTAGCTTATGTTTTCTTAGTTAAAATTAACAAAGACGAACATTTTGACTTATATGATGTTGTTGTAGATGCAAAAACTGGAACTGTTTTAGAAAAGCATAATCAAACATTATCTTGTGGTTTCAATCACGATTCATTTGCTAATGAAAGTTTAGATACATTTAATAAATCTGAATGGGCTTGGTTATATGATGCTGAAGATGCTACAAATGAGAATCCATCATACAATGTATTCAAACTCCCTGTTGAAGCTCCAACTTTTGGTGATAGAACAATCTACAACCAAGGTGCTTTTAATACGACAGCTTCTCCAAACGGATGGCATAATTTTGATGGTACAGAAAATACAATTACAAGAGGAAATAATACAAGAACAGTTCACGATCACGAATCTATAGGTTACCAAACTTATTCAGGAGGTAATGCAACCACAACTGATTATGTAGACGGAGGTGTTAATAGAAACTTCGATTTCCCTGTTGATAGAAATACACATCCATACAATTATAAAGAAGCATCAGCTACGAACTTATTTTACATGTCTAACGTAATGCACGATATATTTTATCGTTATGGATTTACGGAAGAATTTGGAAATTTCCAGGCTGATAATTACGGAAAAGGTGGTACAGGAAACGATCCTGTTATCTCATTAGCGCAGACAGGTTTTGCTTTAGGAGCAACAGATAATGCAACATTTTCTACACCATCAGATGGTGGACATCCACGTATGGCGATGTACTTATGGAGCCCGCCAACAACATTTGCTGGAAAACCATTGACTATAAATTCTCCAAGCGGAATTTCAGGTGATTATGAAGCTTTAGAAGGAGCTTTCTCTGCTCCATTACCAACTACTCCACTTACAAGAGATTTAGTTTTAGTTAGAAAAAATGAAACGACTGGAACTCCATACGATGCTTGTGGTACAATTTCTAATCCAAGCGAAGTAAATGGAAAAATTGCGGTAGTATTACGTGGAGATTGTAGTTTTGTTGAAAAAGTACAAAATGCACAAGATGCAGGTGCAGAAGGTGTTATTGTTGTAAATAACGTTGCCGGATCAATAAGTATGGGTGGAGAATCTACTACAATTACAATTCCAGCAATATCAGTTACTAATACGATCGGAAATCCAATTGTTTCTAATTTAGAAAGTAACACTGTAGTAAATGGAACGATTAAATTTATTGACATTCCTTATATTGACGGAAGTTTTGATAATGGAATCGTTGCTCACGAATACGGACACGGAATCTCAACTCGTTTAACTGGTCCACGTACAAATTCTGCTTGTTTAAGTAATACAGAACAAATGGGTGAAGGTTGGTCTGATTTCTTTGGATTAATGATTACTCAATTACCTACAGATACAGCAACTAAAAACAGAGGAATTGGTACATTTGCTGTAAATCAAGCGACAACTGGTCGTGGAATTCGTCCTACTCCATATACTACAAACATGTCAGTGAACCCAGTAACTTATGCAAATGTTGCAAGTTACGGTAACAACGATTCGCCACACCGTACAGGATATGTGTGGGCAACTATGTTATGGGATTTAAACTGGAAGATGATTGAAAATTATGGATTTACACCAGATTTATTAAATGGTAATGCTGGTAATACGAAAGCATTAGATTTAGTTATGGAAGGTTTAAGATTACAACCATGTCGTCCAGGATTTGTTGATGGTAGAGATGCAATCTTAGCTGCTGACGTAGCATTAAATGAAGGAGCTAACCAATGTGATATTTGGTCAGTATTTGCTCGTCGTGGTTTAGGATATTCTGCTGATCAAGGTTCTTCAAACAGTAGAATTGACGGAACTGCAGCATTTGATATGCCACCAGCTGAAGTATTAAATTGTGAATTAAAAACAACTGATATTAAAGACGAATCTTTCAAATTATTCCCTAATCCAGCTAAAGATATTGTTCATTTCTATGATGATTCTTTAACAGGAAAAATCAAAGTTGAGATTGTGGATATGGTTGGACGCGTTGTTTCATCAGAAAATGTTGAATTACAAAATAACAGAAATTCAATTAACACTGCTAACTTACCAAAAGGAGTTTACGTTTTAAAATTCCATACAAGTAACGGTACAGTTTCTAAGAAATTAATTAAGAACTAA
- a CDS encoding heavy-metal-associated domain-containing protein, with amino-acid sequence MKTLLSIALVAVMGISAQAQNKNAKHELHVKGNCGMCKERIEKAAYSVSGVKTADWNADSQTLRIILNEKKNNLEVVEDAIVAVGHDTNEKLADEKVYQSLHSCCLYDRELEGTSNELPKKEDHSNHKH; translated from the coding sequence ATGAAAACATTACTTTCAATAGCATTAGTTGCTGTTATGGGAATTAGTGCGCAAGCACAAAATAAAAATGCAAAGCACGAATTACATGTTAAAGGTAATTGTGGAATGTGTAAAGAACGAATTGAAAAAGCTGCTTATAGCGTATCTGGGGTAAAAACTGCAGATTGGAATGCTGATTCGCAAACGTTGAGAATTATTTTAAACGAAAAGAAAAATAATTTAGAGGTTGTTGAAGATGCAATTGTTGCAGTTGGTCACGATACAAATGAAAAGTTAGCTGATGAAAAAGTGTATCAATCTTTACATAGCTGTTGTTTATATGATCGTGAATTAGAAGGTACGTCTAACGAATTACCTAAAAAAGAAGATCATTCAAATCATAAACACTAA
- a CDS encoding TonB-dependent receptor, translating to MKKIITPILVLSAAFAFAQDVLKGKVVDQNNQPLIGAEVIWKSTTISTLTNENGEFEIASVDGELEVFYENQNMTFNPSQNEFQTITFSILPIEENTLQEVKITDTRNSIRKSTGATNMSVMTSKELLKAACCNLAESFETNPSIDVNFSDAVTGNKQIKMLGLTSPYILIAEENIPSVRGASQAFGLSFTPGTWVESIQVTKGAGTVVNGYESISGQINTELIKPANDIPLFVNLFGSTDSRYEANVHLNKKVSDKWATSLFLHGNARTKENDMNEDGFLDNPMGNQVNIMNRWQYTNPEKGVVAFISGRYLTDLKQGGQKDFDQRKHRYSQTYWGSEIATDKVDVSAKLGYVFPEMPFQSMGLQTAYSYYNQESYFGLNEYNASHQSFYSNFIFNSILGNTKNKFSTGASFTWDKFEEFTMLPNVQEFNRIDNSAGVFFEYTYDNLKNFNAIVGGRLDYHNRMGVFVTPRIHTRYTPWENTTIKASVGRGKRINNIFAENQNLFASARNFNIIGQGGEIYGLDPEIAWNYGISLSQKFTLFGRNADVTADFYRTDFENQIVTDIDYSARQVRFYNLDGESFANSFQFDFNYNPFHNFNIRAAYKHYDIQTDYENGRLEKPLQAKHRFFANAEYQTHERNGKYWRFDMTYNWIGKQRLPNTSDNLPENQLGEYSNPFGTINAQITRVFSDTFEVYVGGENITNYQQHRVILAVDNPFDSNFDSTVVYAPIFGQMFYAGLRFSIK from the coding sequence ATGAAAAAGATAATCACTCCAATTTTAGTATTGAGTGCTGCGTTTGCCTTTGCGCAAGATGTTTTAAAAGGTAAAGTTGTGGATCAAAATAATCAGCCGTTGATTGGTGCTGAGGTAATCTGGAAATCGACAACAATTTCTACACTTACAAATGAAAATGGTGAATTTGAAATCGCTTCGGTTGATGGTGAATTAGAAGTGTTTTATGAAAATCAAAATATGACTTTTAATCCAAGTCAAAACGAGTTTCAGACGATTACATTTTCTATTCTTCCGATTGAAGAAAATACATTACAAGAGGTAAAAATTACAGATACACGAAATTCTATACGAAAGTCAACGGGCGCTACAAATATGTCTGTTATGACAAGTAAAGAATTATTGAAAGCAGCTTGTTGTAATTTGGCCGAATCTTTTGAAACAAATCCTTCAATAGATGTTAATTTCTCTGACGCTGTTACAGGAAATAAGCAAATTAAAATGTTAGGTTTAACATCTCCATATATTTTAATTGCAGAAGAAAATATACCTTCTGTGCGAGGTGCTTCACAAGCTTTTGGTTTAAGTTTTACTCCAGGAACTTGGGTAGAAAGTATTCAAGTAACAAAAGGAGCAGGAACCGTAGTGAATGGATATGAAAGTATTTCTGGGCAGATTAATACTGAATTAATCAAGCCTGCGAATGATATCCCATTATTTGTTAATTTATTTGGTTCGACAGATTCTCGTTACGAAGCTAATGTTCATTTAAATAAAAAGGTTTCAGATAAATGGGCAACCTCTTTATTTTTACATGGAAATGCGCGTACAAAAGAAAATGATATGAATGAGGATGGCTTTTTGGATAATCCAATGGGAAATCAAGTGAATATCATGAATCGTTGGCAATACACAAATCCTGAAAAGGGAGTTGTTGCATTTATTTCGGGACGATATTTAACAGATTTAAAACAAGGTGGTCAAAAAGATTTTGATCAACGTAAACATCGTTATTCACAAACGTATTGGGGATCTGAAATCGCGACGGATAAAGTAGATGTTTCAGCTAAATTAGGTTACGTTTTCCCTGAAATGCCTTTTCAAAGTATGGGGTTACAAACGGCTTATAGTTATTATAATCAAGAATCTTACTTTGGTTTAAATGAGTATAATGCGAGTCATCAAAGTTTTTATTCAAATTTTATTTTTAACTCGATTTTAGGTAATACAAAAAATAAATTCTCGACTGGAGCAAGTTTTACTTGGGATAAATTTGAAGAATTTACAATGTTGCCAAATGTACAAGAGTTTAACCGTATAGATAATTCGGCAGGAGTATTTTTTGAATACACGTACGATAATTTGAAGAATTTTAACGCCATCGTTGGTGGTCGTTTAGATTATCATAATCGAATGGGAGTTTTCGTAACGCCACGTATTCATACACGTTACACGCCTTGGGAAAACACAACGATCAAAGCTTCAGTTGGTAGAGGAAAACGAATCAACAATATTTTTGCAGAAAATCAAAATTTGTTTGCTTCAGCAAGAAATTTTAATATTATTGGGCAAGGAGGTGAGATCTATGGTTTAGATCCTGAAATCGCATGGAATTATGGAATTAGTCTTTCTCAAAAGTTTACATTATTTGGAAGAAATGCAGACGTAACTGCTGATTTTTACCGAACTGATTTCGAGAATCAAATTGTTACAGATATTGATTATTCAGCTCGTCAAGTTCGATTTTATAATTTAGATGGAGAATCGTTTGCAAATTCGTTTCAATTTGATTTTAATTATAATCCATTTCATAATTTTAATATTCGCGCAGCGTACAAACATTATGATATACAAACTGATTATGAAAATGGTCGTTTGGAAAAACCATTGCAAGCAAAACATCGTTTCTTTGCAAATGCAGAATATCAAACTCACGAAAGAAATGGAAAATATTGGCGTTTTGATATGACGTATAATTGGATCGGAAAACAGCGATTACCTAATACTTCTGATAATTTACCAGAAAATCAATTAGGTGAATATTCAAATCCTTTTGGAACGATTAACGCACAAATTACTCGTGTATTTTCTGATACTTTTGAAGTTTATGTCGGTGGTGAAAACATCACAAATTATCAACAACATCGCGTAATTTTAGCTGTTGATAATCCTTTTGATTCTAATTTTGACAGTACCGTTGTGTACGCGCCAATTTTTGGACAAATGTTTTATGCAGGTTTACGATTTAGTATAAAATAG
- a CDS encoding HYC_CC_PP family protein, with protein MKMQNYIRFVLSLLLIVSNLSVAFSMHFCQGQVENVKLNHFDNKICKMQMPTSCCAEKKETKHCEIPEEKPEKDDDCCKDIAYADDLQDQQTVDVLKVNPIVFQEFPVVKEIEFSVKDSVITFQKYLDFYVESNAPPIYILHKKLVFYEI; from the coding sequence ATGAAAATGCAAAATTACATCCGATTTGTATTGTCACTTCTATTGATTGTTTCCAATTTAAGTGTCGCATTTTCTATGCATTTTTGTCAAGGTCAGGTGGAAAACGTAAAGTTAAATCACTTTGATAATAAAATTTGTAAAATGCAAATGCCAACTTCATGTTGCGCTGAAAAAAAAGAAACTAAACATTGCGAAATTCCAGAGGAAAAGCCAGAAAAAGACGATGATTGCTGTAAAGATATAGCTTACGCAGATGATCTTCAAGACCAACAAACGGTTGATGTTTTAAAGGTAAATCCGATCGTTTTTCAGGAATTTCCTGTTGTTAAAGAAATTGAATTTTCGGTTAAAGATTCAGTTATTACTTTCCAAAAGTATTTAGATTTTTACGTAGAATCTAATGCTCCTCCAATATATATATTACATAAGAAATTAGTTTTCTACGAAATTTAA
- a CDS encoding glycine--tRNA ligase → MSEDIFKKVISHAKEYGFIFQSSEIYDGLSAVYDYGQNGAELKNNIKQYWWKAMVQMNENIVGIDSAIFMHPTTWKASGHVDAFNDPLIDNKDSKKRYRADVLIEDHCAKIEAKIDKEVAKAAKRFGDAFDKNEFISTNARVLEYQNQINTILARMGKSLENNDLEDVKALIEELEIADPMTGSKNWTEVRQFNLMFGTKLGATADQAMDLYLRPETAQGIFLNYLNVQKTGRMKLPFGIAQIGKAFRNEIVARQFIFRQREFEQMEMQFFVKPGTELEWYEKWKETRIKWHRALGLGDDNYRFHDHEKLAHYANAAADIEFKFPFGFKELEGIHSRTDFDLKAHEQHSGKKIQFFDNETNESYVPYVVETSVGLDRMFLSIFSNSLKEEVLEDGSERVVLSLPPALAPVKAAVLPLVKKDGLPEFAEQILKKLRLDFNVSYEEKDSIGKRYRRMDAVGTPFCITVDHDSLNDNTVTLRYRDTMEQKRVAVEDLAQIIDKEVNMKYLLEQI, encoded by the coding sequence ATGTCAGAAGATATTTTCAAGAAGGTCATTTCACACGCAAAAGAGTATGGATTTATTTTCCAATCGAGTGAGATTTATGATGGATTATCAGCAGTTTATGATTACGGTCAAAACGGAGCTGAATTAAAAAACAATATCAAACAATATTGGTGGAAAGCAATGGTACAAATGAACGAGAATATCGTTGGTATCGATTCTGCAATTTTCATGCACCCTACTACTTGGAAGGCTTCTGGACACGTTGATGCATTTAATGATCCATTAATTGATAATAAAGATTCTAAAAAACGTTACCGCGCTGATGTTTTAATTGAAGATCATTGTGCGAAAATCGAAGCAAAAATTGACAAAGAAGTTGCTAAAGCTGCAAAACGTTTTGGTGATGCTTTTGATAAAAACGAATTTATCTCTACAAACGCTAGAGTTTTAGAATATCAAAATCAAATCAATACAATTTTAGCTCGCATGGGAAAATCATTAGAAAATAATGATTTAGAAGATGTAAAAGCTTTAATTGAAGAATTGGAAATTGCTGATCCAATGACAGGTTCTAAAAACTGGACAGAAGTTCGTCAATTTAACTTAATGTTCGGAACTAAATTAGGAGCAACTGCTGACCAAGCAATGGATTTATATTTACGTCCTGAAACTGCACAAGGTATTTTCTTAAACTACCTAAACGTACAGAAAACTGGACGTATGAAGTTACCTTTCGGGATTGCACAAATTGGTAAAGCTTTCAGAAATGAAATTGTAGCTCGTCAATTTATTTTCCGTCAACGTGAGTTTGAACAAATGGAAATGCAATTTTTCGTAAAACCAGGAACTGAATTAGAATGGTACGAAAAATGGAAAGAAACACGTATTAAGTGGCACCGCGCTTTAGGTTTAGGTGATGATAACTATCGTTTCCACGACCACGAAAAATTAGCACACTATGCAAATGCTGCTGCTGATATTGAGTTTAAATTCCCATTCGGATTTAAAGAATTAGAAGGAATCCACTCGCGTACAGATTTCGATTTAAAAGCACACGAACAACATTCAGGTAAAAAGATTCAATTCTTCGATAACGAAACAAATGAATCTTACGTTCCTTATGTCGTTGAAACTTCAGTTGGTTTAGACCGTATGTTCTTATCAATTTTCTCTAATTCATTAAAAGAAGAAGTTTTAGAAGATGGATCTGAACGTGTAGTTTTATCATTACCACCTGCATTAGCGCCAGTAAAAGCAGCTGTATTACCATTAGTTAAAAAAGATGGTTTACCAGAATTTGCTGAGCAAATCTTAAAGAAATTACGTTTAGATTTCAACGTTTCTTACGAAGAAAAAGATTCTATCGGAAAACGTTATCGTCGTATGGATGCAGTTGGAACACCTTTCTGTATTACTGTTGATCATGATTCTTTAAATGACAACACTGTTACTTTACGTTACCGTGATACAATGGAACAAAAACGTGTTGCTGTAGAGGATTTAGCACAAATCATCGATAAAGAAGTAAACATGAAATATTTGTTAGAGCAAATCTAA
- a CDS encoding phage holin family protein, with translation MKSLIIKLLISALVLLLGDFLMDSVTISPYYYAIILAVILGVLNSFAKPILKILAFPLTILTLGLFSFVISACIILLADGLMGTHFETTGFWSALGFSLLISILNTIVDMLMPDRE, from the coding sequence ATGAAATCATTAATTATAAAATTATTAATATCTGCATTAGTATTATTACTTGGAGATTTTTTAATGGACAGTGTCACGATTAGTCCTTACTATTACGCAATTATTTTAGCTGTAATTTTAGGCGTATTAAATAGTTTTGCTAAACCAATTTTGAAGATTCTAGCTTTTCCATTAACTATCCTAACATTAGGTTTATTCTCCTTCGTAATTTCTGCTTGTATCATTTTATTAGCTGACGGATTAATGGGAACACATTTTGAAACTACTGGATTTTGGTCAGCATTAGGATTTAGTTTATTAATCAGTATTTTGAATACAATTGTTGATATGTTAATGCCTGATAGAGAATAA
- a CDS encoding phage holin family protein encodes MNFIINLLISALVVFGLANLMPGVSINGYGTAIIVALIIGLLNAFVRPILSILSLPITILTLGLFSFVITAVIILIASAIMGDSFHVDGFWYALLFGVVLGIVNSIIGSFVTND; translated from the coding sequence ATGAATTTCATTATCAATTTATTAATCTCTGCATTAGTAGTTTTTGGATTAGCCAATTTAATGCCAGGCGTATCTATCAATGGTTATGGTACTGCAATCATCGTAGCTCTTATTATTGGACTTTTAAACGCCTTTGTAAGGCCAATTTTATCCATTTTAAGTTTACCAATTACCATACTTACATTAGGACTTTTTTCATTTGTAATAACAGCAGTTATTATTTTAATAGCAAGTGCAATTATGGGCGATAGTTTTCATGTAGACGGATTCTGGTACGCACTCTTATTTGGTGTTGTTTTAGGAATTGTAAATTCAATTATCGGATCATTTGTTACAAACGATTAA
- the hemF gene encoding oxygen-dependent coproporphyrinogen oxidase, with product MKDQFFQYIQDLQQRIIAELEAVDGKAKFLKDEWTRDGGGGGLTCVLDDGAVFEKGGVNISKVYGELPETMQKALNVSSGQFFACGLSLVIHPKNPHIPTTHANWRYFEMYDAEGNVVDQWFGGGQDLTPYYLVEEDVIHWHSVCKNSCDKHNEAFYAKYKHECDKYFWNTHREEARGVGGLFFDYLKPTEEMPIENWYDFVTEVGNSFLEAYVPIVEKHIKDEYSETQKQWQEIRRGRYVEFNLIHDRGTIFGLKTNGRIESILMSLPKHVQWHYNHHPEAGSPEAKLVDVLMHPKDWI from the coding sequence ATGAAAGATCAATTTTTTCAATATATACAAGATCTTCAGCAAAGAATTATTGCTGAGCTTGAAGCAGTAGATGGGAAAGCCAAATTTTTGAAAGACGAATGGACTCGAGATGGTGGCGGCGGCGGTTTAACTTGTGTACTAGACGATGGTGCTGTTTTTGAAAAAGGTGGTGTAAATATTTCTAAAGTTTATGGTGAGCTTCCGGAAACAATGCAAAAAGCATTAAACGTTTCTTCGGGACAATTTTTTGCTTGTGGTTTAAGTTTAGTAATCCATCCAAAAAATCCACATATTCCTACAACTCATGCAAATTGGAGATATTTTGAAATGTACGATGCCGAAGGTAATGTAGTAGATCAATGGTTTGGTGGTGGACAAGATTTAACACCATATTACTTGGTAGAAGAAGATGTAATCCATTGGCATTCGGTTTGTAAAAATAGTTGCGATAAACATAACGAAGCTTTTTATGCAAAATATAAGCACGAATGTGATAAATATTTTTGGAATACCCATAGAGAAGAAGCAAGAGGTGTAGGTGGTTTATTTTTCGATTACCTAAAGCCAACGGAAGAAATGCCTATTGAGAATTGGTATGATTTTGTAACAGAAGTTGGAAATTCTTTCTTAGAAGCTTATGTTCCAATTGTTGAAAAACATATCAAAGATGAATATTCTGAAACTCAAAAGCAATGGCAAGAAATCCGTAGAGGACGTTATGTTGAGTTTAATTTAATTCATGATAGAGGTACAATTTTCGGATTAAAAACGAATGGTCGTATCGAGTCAATTTTGATGAGTTTGCCTAAACATGTACAATGGCATTATAATCATCATCCAGAAGCTGGTTCTCCAGAAGCGAAATTAGTAGATGTACTAATGCATCCAAAAGATTGGATTTAA
- a CDS encoding isopenicillin N synthase family dioxygenase: MSQTGIPSVNLADFLSEDPARKQKFVNEIGKAYEEIGFVALKGHFLSEDLIENLYSSVRDFYALPTETKQSYIVEGIGGQRGYTAFGNEHAKGSKVGDLKEFWHFGQYVAEEDKAKYNYPENVEVKEVPTFNEFGKETYKQLEKTGVYVLRALAIFLGLDEFYFDDKIANGNSILRAIHYPPITEEPKEGAVRAGAHGDINLITLLMGAQGRGLQVQKHDGTWVDAIAEEDELVINVGDMLSRHTNNRLKSTIHRVVNPDREFWGSSRYSIPFFMHPVSEMDLSVLENCVTEENPKQFEDITAGEFLTQRLREIGLIK, from the coding sequence ATGTCACAAACTGGAATACCATCAGTTAATCTTGCAGACTTCTTATCAGAAGATCCAGCTAGAAAACAAAAATTTGTCAACGAAATTGGAAAAGCATATGAAGAAATTGGATTCGTTGCTTTAAAAGGACATTTTTTATCTGAAGATTTAATAGAAAATTTATATTCAAGCGTTCGCGATTTTTACGCTTTACCTACTGAAACAAAACAAAGCTATATTGTTGAAGGTATTGGTGGACAACGCGGATATACTGCATTTGGAAACGAACATGCAAAAGGAAGTAAAGTTGGTGATTTAAAAGAATTTTGGCACTTTGGACAATATGTAGCTGAAGAAGACAAAGCAAAATACAACTACCCTGAAAATGTTGAAGTTAAAGAAGTTCCTACTTTTAACGAATTCGGAAAAGAAACTTACAAACAATTAGAAAAAACTGGAGTTTACGTTTTACGCGCTTTAGCAATTTTCTTAGGTTTAGATGAATTCTATTTTGATGACAAAATTGCGAATGGAAATTCTATTTTAAGAGCTATTCACTATCCTCCAATTACAGAAGAACCAAAAGAAGGTGCTGTACGTGCTGGTGCTCATGGTGACATTAACTTAATTACATTATTAATGGGAGCGCAAGGTCGTGGGTTACAAGTACAAAAACACGATGGAACTTGGGTTGATGCAATTGCAGAAGAAGATGAATTAGTAATTAATGTTGGTGATATGTTATCACGTCACACAAATAACAGATTAAAATCTACAATTCACCGTGTGGTTAATCCAGATCGTGAATTCTGGGGATCTTCTCGTTATTCTATTCCTTTCTTTATGCACCCAGTTTCTGAAATGGATTTATCTGTTTTAGAAAATTGTGTGACTGAGGAAAATCCAAAACAATTTGAAGATATTACAGCTGGAGAATTCTTAACACAACGTTTAAGAGAAATCGGTTTAATTAAATAA